In Acaryochloris marina S15, a single genomic region encodes these proteins:
- a CDS encoding NAD(P)H-quinone oxidoreductase subunit M produces the protein MLVKSTTRHIHIYTAQVENNELIPSESVLTLDVDPDNELVWSEDALQRVYAKFDELVETFSGEDLTDYNLRRIGSDLEHYVRSLLQKGIVGYNLSSRVRNFSMGLPQVIASESK, from the coding sequence ATGCTAGTGAAGTCCACTACTCGTCACATCCATATTTACACTGCCCAAGTGGAAAATAACGAGCTGATTCCCAGTGAAAGTGTCTTAACTCTAGATGTTGACCCCGATAACGAGCTGGTTTGGAGTGAAGATGCCCTCCAGCGAGTGTATGCCAAGTTTGACGAACTCGTTGAAACCTTTTCAGGTGAAGATTTAACAGACTACAACCTCCGTCGTATCGGCTCAGATTTAGAACATTATGTGCGATCCCTCTTGCAAAAAGGCATTGTCGGTTATAACCTCAGCAGCCGTGTGCGTAACTTTAGTATGGGCCTGCCCCAGGTAATCGCATCAGAATCCAAGTAG
- a CDS encoding ISKra4 family transposase, with protein MERVEYELRIIAEKVSVSSQEVVKRDTLKVYDIEVPESILDLGLRHEEQISLLEKVQNSLLALQSKLIDPGYYLCPRCGQKIVKKGFTKSKFHAVFTDHKIGIQKHKCKNPDCDWQSAPTTSSVFGTPIHPDLAKLQCEQGALYSFRKAQTNLEKLTVHRRSVNNHNQVKHITNEVGATLTQAHLQPIATTKAASAQEVILQIDGGHVPTKDPEKRSFEALSAVAYRPEKIIEVDSHHRQIKVKSCALSAQDDDLTTMKTYTLNAARKQGMTENTRVTALADGAQKCWSVILSLAPHCKKLLCILDWFHIAMRFQNVRGAVDDAFTETLEGVKWKLWHGKSDEALPKLELLMTNITNEKKRSKLKKLYNYLENNQVYLVNYKERDQQGLSYTSQVAESHIDTIINDRFKRTKKMQWTHDGAHNVLQIRGMITSNEWEKGWQAPVLSALVGAA; from the coding sequence ATAGAGAGAGTAGAATACGAGTTACGAATAATTGCCGAGAAAGTATCGGTCAGTTCTCAAGAGGTTGTAAAACGAGATACTCTCAAAGTTTATGATATTGAAGTACCAGAATCTATTTTAGACTTGGGACTTCGACATGAAGAACAAATCTCTCTGCTTGAGAAAGTACAAAATTCCCTCTTAGCTTTGCAATCCAAACTAATAGACCCTGGTTATTATCTTTGCCCAAGATGTGGTCAGAAAATTGTGAAGAAAGGGTTCACTAAATCCAAGTTCCATGCTGTTTTTACTGACCATAAAATTGGCATCCAAAAGCATAAGTGTAAAAATCCTGATTGTGATTGGCAGAGTGCGCCGACTACATCATCAGTCTTTGGCACCCCTATCCACCCAGACTTAGCCAAATTGCAATGTGAGCAAGGGGCGTTGTATAGCTTCCGTAAAGCTCAGACAAACCTAGAGAAACTGACGGTTCATCGTCGTTCAGTTAATAACCATAATCAGGTCAAACACATCACCAATGAAGTGGGTGCGACATTAACTCAAGCCCATCTTCAGCCGATAGCCACAACCAAAGCGGCCAGTGCTCAAGAGGTGATCCTCCAAATTGATGGTGGCCATGTCCCTACTAAGGATCCAGAAAAGCGCAGCTTTGAAGCGCTCTCTGCAGTGGCCTATCGTCCAGAGAAAATTATTGAAGTGGATAGCCATCATCGTCAGATCAAGGTTAAAAGCTGTGCACTCTCAGCCCAGGATGATGATCTAACGACAATGAAAACCTATACGCTCAATGCCGCTCGTAAGCAGGGAATGACGGAGAATACACGGGTTACCGCTTTAGCAGATGGTGCACAAAAGTGTTGGTCAGTGATTTTAAGCTTGGCTCCACACTGCAAAAAACTTCTGTGTATTTTGGATTGGTTTCATATTGCCATGCGATTTCAAAATGTCAGGGGGGCAGTGGATGACGCTTTCACAGAGACATTGGAGGGAGTGAAATGGAAATTGTGGCATGGTAAGTCAGATGAGGCGTTGCCAAAATTAGAACTGCTAATGACCAACATTACAAATGAAAAGAAACGCTCAAAGCTGAAGAAGTTATATAACTATCTAGAGAATAATCAAGTCTATCTGGTGAATTATAAAGAACGAGATCAACAGGGTCTAAGCTACACCAGTCAAGTTGCGGAATCTCATATTGATACGATTATCAATGACCGCTTTAAACGAACCAAGAAAATGCAATGGACTCATGATGGAGCCCACAATGTATTGCAAATCAGAGGGATGATCACCAGTAATGAGTGGGAGAAAGGCTGGCAAGCTCCTGTACTCTCTGCCTTGGTAGGGGCAGCATAA
- a CDS encoding ADP-ribosylglycohydrolase family protein, producing MLGAIAGDMIGSVFEPHWRRMKRKEFELFSKKSKFTDDTVLTMVPDRPSAIAVADAILHQKEYVHSIKDYYRRYPKAGYGRTFREWGASDSLEPYHSWGNGSAMRVSAVGFAFDDLETVLREAKRSAAVTHDHPEGIKGAQATAAAIYLGRQGQSKAEIKAYIEATFGYDLSLSLEEIRPQYQFDSSCQGSVPQAITAFLESTDFEDAIRNAVSLGGDSDTQACIAGGIAQGFYGGVPERIAQETWKRLDADLQQVATTFIQTFEIKQV from the coding sequence ATGCTAGGTGCGATCGCAGGTGACATGATTGGGTCAGTTTTTGAGCCCCATTGGCGACGAATGAAACGGAAAGAGTTTGAATTATTTAGTAAGAAATCGAAATTTACAGACGATACGGTACTTACGATGGTCCCCGACCGGCCTTCGGCCATCGCAGTTGCGGATGCCATTCTCCATCAGAAGGAGTATGTCCATAGCATCAAGGACTATTATCGGCGCTATCCCAAAGCTGGCTATGGCAGAACCTTTCGAGAATGGGGGGCATCAGACAGCTTGGAACCGTATCACAGTTGGGGGAATGGTTCAGCCATGCGGGTCAGTGCTGTTGGATTTGCCTTTGATGATTTAGAAACGGTATTGCGAGAAGCGAAGCGAAGTGCAGCCGTCACCCATGATCACCCAGAAGGGATTAAGGGAGCACAGGCAACTGCGGCAGCCATTTACCTAGGGCGACAGGGGCAGTCTAAGGCGGAGATTAAAGCCTATATCGAAGCAACCTTTGGCTATGACTTGAGTTTGAGCCTGGAAGAGATTCGACCCCAGTATCAGTTTGATAGCTCCTGTCAGGGGTCGGTACCCCAGGCGATCACGGCATTTCTAGAATCTACAGATTTTGAAGATGCGATTCGCAATGCCGTATCGCTTGGAGGTGATAGTGATACCCAAGCCTGTATTGCCGGTGGTATTGCTCAAGGGTTTTATGGTGGGGTACCAGAAAGGATTGCCCAGGAGACTTGGAAACGGCTCGATGCAGACTTACAGCAGGTGGCCACGACGTTTATACAGACTTTTGAGATCAAACAAGTTTAA
- a CDS encoding isochorismatase: MLTQLPIPNFFDPQRVGKVWRVPYQDRVQQARDWASQQGVQPAAKDKMRICLMAIDVQNTFCIPDFELFVGGPSGMGAVEDNRRLCEFIYRNLGTITEIAPTMDTHTAMQIFHADFWLNDRGESPTPLTMISLAEVEQGAWKVNPAMAYSLGNYMALQNFARHYVQRLSQKGKYPLTIWPYHSMLGGIGHALVAAVEEACFFHNLARHSQTNFEIKGGNPLTENYSVLRPEVLDDPKGRPIAQKNIRFIQKLLDFDVVIIAGQAKSHCVAWTIDDLLTEIQAHDPDLAKKIYLLEDCSSPVVVPGVVDFTEQANEAFLRFQQAGMHLVRSTDEIAGWPGINP; encoded by the coding sequence ATGTTGACGCAATTACCCATTCCTAATTTCTTTGACCCTCAACGGGTGGGGAAGGTGTGGCGGGTCCCTTACCAGGACAGAGTCCAACAGGCCCGGGACTGGGCAAGCCAACAGGGGGTGCAGCCAGCAGCGAAGGATAAAATGCGGATTTGTCTGATGGCAATTGATGTCCAAAATACGTTTTGTATTCCCGACTTTGAGCTGTTTGTGGGGGGACCGTCTGGGATGGGGGCAGTGGAGGATAATCGCCGACTTTGTGAGTTTATCTACCGCAATTTGGGGACGATTACGGAAATTGCACCGACGATGGATACTCATACGGCGATGCAGATCTTCCATGCTGATTTTTGGCTGAATGATCGCGGCGAGTCTCCCACGCCCCTGACGATGATTTCTTTGGCAGAGGTGGAACAGGGGGCCTGGAAGGTGAATCCGGCAATGGCCTATAGTCTGGGCAATTATATGGCTCTGCAGAATTTTGCCCGCCACTATGTCCAACGCCTTTCCCAGAAGGGGAAATATCCCCTGACTATTTGGCCCTATCACTCGATGTTGGGAGGCATTGGCCATGCCCTGGTGGCGGCGGTGGAGGAGGCCTGCTTTTTCCATAATCTGGCTCGCCATAGTCAGACCAATTTTGAAATCAAGGGGGGCAATCCTCTGACAGAAAATTACTCGGTGCTCCGACCGGAGGTTCTCGATGATCCGAAGGGACGGCCGATTGCCCAAAAGAATATCCGGTTTATCCAAAAGCTGTTGGATTTTGATGTGGTGATTATTGCTGGGCAGGCCAAGAGTCACTGTGTCGCCTGGACTATCGATGACTTACTCACGGAAATTCAAGCCCATGACCCGGACTTGGCGAAGAAAATTTACCTGCTGGAAGATTGTTCTTCGCCGGTGGTGGTGCCAGGGGTGGTCGATTTTACGGAGCAGGCCAATGAGGCATTTCTACGGTTTCAACAAGCGGGCATGCATTTGGTGCGTTCTACGGATGAGATCGCAGGTTGGCCTGGCATCAATCCTTAG
- a CDS encoding protein phosphatase 2C domain-containing protein has protein sequence MQQHFEVAAGSILGQNHRRVSQNNQDAWAILTPGQATIAVVCDGCGSRPKSEVGAQLGAQLTVHTLAQLVAEERPEDELFWQTLRKRLLEKMQTLKEPLGADEQGLLDYFLFTLTGCLVTPETTWIFGLGDGVFAINEQLHQIGPFANNAPPYLAYSLLWEAEKGPDPFQLQIYAQQPTEQVQSVLIGSDGVGDLMNVAEEYLPGKLEPVGPLNQFWCCDRYFQNPDQVRRRLAQINREVIQPDWDAQQVRKIPGLLPDDTTLISIRRKETEEGGSDARCDRR, from the coding sequence TGGGCCAGAACCATCGACGAGTCAGTCAGAATAATCAGGATGCTTGGGCCATTCTTACACCAGGTCAAGCAACCATTGCGGTGGTATGTGATGGGTGCGGGAGTCGACCTAAAAGTGAAGTCGGAGCGCAGCTAGGGGCTCAGTTAACGGTGCACACTCTTGCTCAATTAGTGGCAGAGGAACGACCAGAAGACGAGCTGTTTTGGCAGACATTGAGAAAGCGCCTATTAGAGAAGATGCAGACTTTAAAGGAGCCGTTAGGAGCGGATGAACAAGGGCTGTTGGATTACTTCTTATTCACCCTGACTGGGTGTTTAGTAACCCCAGAAACAACCTGGATTTTTGGTCTAGGGGATGGGGTATTTGCCATCAATGAGCAGCTTCATCAGATTGGTCCATTTGCCAATAATGCTCCGCCCTATTTGGCATACAGCTTGCTATGGGAAGCCGAGAAAGGCCCCGATCCATTTCAACTCCAGATTTATGCTCAACAACCTACTGAGCAGGTGCAGTCTGTGCTGATTGGAAGCGATGGGGTAGGGGACTTAATGAATGTAGCGGAAGAGTATCTCCCTGGAAAGTTGGAACCTGTGGGACCACTGAATCAGTTCTGGTGTTGCGATCGCTATTTCCAGAATCCTGATCAGGTGCGACGACGGCTCGCTCAAATCAATAGAGAGGTGATACAGCCGGACTGGGATGCTCAGCAGGTGCGGAAGATTCCAGGTTTATTACCGGACGACACTACGTTAATCAGTATTAGACGGAAAGAGACGGAAGAAGGAGGCAGTGATGCTAGGTGCGATCGCAGGTGA